One window of Dysgonomonas mossii genomic DNA carries:
- the recR gene encoding recombination mediator RecR, translating to MNQKYPSALLENAVNEFAKLPGIGRKTALRLILHLLRQDNAMVEGFAQALVSLKHEVKYCNVCHNICDDEICPICLDKSRDAATICVVENIKEVMAIENTMQFKGLYHVLGGIISPIDGIGPSDLEIDSLVARVAKGDVKEIILALSTTMEGDTTNFYIYKKLSSFDIKVSMIARGISIGDEIEYADEVTLGRSILNRTLFNESYKL from the coding sequence ATGAATCAAAAATATCCATCAGCTTTATTAGAAAATGCAGTAAATGAATTCGCAAAGCTTCCCGGAATAGGGCGTAAAACGGCTTTGAGGTTGATTTTGCATCTGTTGAGGCAGGACAATGCTATGGTAGAAGGTTTCGCTCAGGCATTGGTTTCTTTGAAGCATGAAGTGAAGTATTGCAATGTTTGTCATAATATATGTGATGACGAAATTTGCCCTATCTGTTTGGATAAGTCTCGTGATGCAGCCACCATCTGTGTTGTAGAGAATATAAAAGAGGTAATGGCTATTGAGAATACAATGCAATTCAAAGGCTTGTATCATGTGTTGGGAGGTATTATATCGCCGATAGATGGAATAGGCCCTTCCGATCTGGAGATAGACAGCCTGGTGGCACGTGTAGCCAAGGGTGATGTGAAAGAAATTATTTTGGCATTAAGTACTACGATGGAAGGCGATACCACCAACTTCTATATCTATAAAAAATTATCATCTTTCGATATAAAGGTTTCTATGATTGCACGGGGGATTTCTATCGGAGATGAAATAGAATATGCCGATGAAGTAACATTGGGGCGCTCTATCCTGAACAGGACATTGTTTAATGAGTCATATAAATTGTAA
- a CDS encoding endonuclease VIII: MIEIPESATISSQAETILTGKRIAKVIQATSPHKFTWYNGNPALYRNILVGREVESVRGHGAFVDIICDKDTYISISDGTNLKYYTATETYPVKHQLLILFEDMTCLAFTVSMYGAIYAYEGQLQNVYHAGSLNSISPLSDAFDEAYFDSIFAGVQKDMSVKALLGTQQRIPGLGNGVLQDIFFKAGIHPKRKISTMSDLEKGDLFHSLKVTLRNMTDRGGRDTEKDFYGNWGKYRTLLSKKTYKEPCPICGSDIVKEAYLGGTIYFCPSCQKE, from the coding sequence ATGATAGAAATACCCGAATCGGCAACGATAAGTTCACAAGCTGAAACCATCCTGACAGGAAAACGAATAGCAAAAGTTATTCAGGCAACCAGTCCACACAAATTTACATGGTACAATGGCAACCCAGCTTTGTATCGTAATATACTTGTTGGGCGAGAAGTAGAATCAGTAAGAGGACATGGAGCTTTTGTTGATATTATCTGCGACAAGGATACTTATATTTCGATAAGTGACGGTACAAACCTTAAATATTATACGGCAACCGAGACATATCCGGTGAAACACCAGCTTTTGATATTGTTTGAGGATATGACATGTCTTGCTTTTACAGTATCTATGTATGGAGCCATATATGCCTATGAGGGACAGTTGCAAAATGTATATCATGCCGGAAGTCTGAACAGTATTTCTCCATTGAGCGATGCTTTTGATGAGGCGTATTTTGATTCAATCTTTGCCGGTGTACAAAAAGATATGTCGGTAAAGGCCTTGCTTGGTACTCAACAACGGATTCCCGGTTTGGGTAATGGTGTTTTACAAGATATCTTTTTCAAAGCAGGAATACATCCCAAACGGAAAATATCTACAATGTCTGATCTCGAAAAAGGAGATTTGTTCCATTCGCTGAAGGTTACTTTGCGTAATATGACCGATAGAGGAGGCCGTGACACTGAAAAGGATTTTTATGGTAATTGGGGTAAATATAGAACCCTTTTATCCAAGAAAACATACAAAGAGCCATGCCCCATCTGTGGAAGCGATATTGTAAAGGAAGCATATCTGGGTGGTACAATCTACTTTTGTCCGAGTTGTCAGAAAGAGTGA